A window of Gammaproteobacteria bacterium contains these coding sequences:
- a CDS encoding hypothetical protein (Evidence 5 : Unknown function) produces the protein MKKIEKIKLIVFSLFVAVNIMLLYLYINNQAKDDIWMVLSIFELGIISILIFIIIKLINMIEQKIEGRGL, from the coding sequence ATGAAAAAAATAGAGAAAATAAAATTAATCGTATTTAGCTTATTCGTAGCCGTGAATATAATGTTACTTTATTTATATATTAATAATCAAGCAAAGGATGATATTTGGATGGTTTTATCAATTTTTGAATTAGGAATAATTAGTATTTTAATATTTATCATTATTAAATTAATTAACATGATTGAACAAAAAATAGAAGGCCGTGGCTTGTGA